A window of the Kineococcus rhizosphaerae genome harbors these coding sequences:
- a CDS encoding acyltransferase family protein: protein MHRRDRPTLAEAFDPRSNALDLLRLALATTVAVVHTALIGTGHQPQTGSTDLGSLAVDAFFVLSGFLVTRSYLRLGSLRRFVWHRALRILPGFWVSLLLTAGVVAPLLAVLEGRSATSVFTGPDSALDYLTRNALLHVEQFGISGLGAGSGAPDVVNGSLWTLFYEACCYVLVAALGVLGVLRRRRWLVLALVVALWVLTIAATAGFNPLGSTLMLRLSFVFLLGAAGHLFADRIPVRGWLAALSLVLVVVGLVVLPDYRALAGPAFAYLFLWAVVRCPWRPRLRTDLSYGTYVWHWPTAQVLFALGASAVTVVPFVLLGLALTAAIAAASWTFVERPALSWKNATWVTRTPRRLRR from the coding sequence GCGGTGGTGCACACCGCGCTCATCGGCACCGGCCACCAGCCGCAGACCGGCTCCACCGACCTGGGCAGCCTGGCCGTGGACGCCTTCTTCGTCCTGTCCGGCTTCCTCGTCACCCGCAGCTACCTGCGACTGGGTTCCCTGCGCCGCTTCGTCTGGCACCGCGCGCTGCGGATCCTGCCCGGGTTCTGGGTGTCCCTGCTGCTGACCGCCGGAGTCGTCGCCCCGCTGCTGGCCGTGCTCGAAGGACGCTCAGCGACTTCGGTGTTCACCGGCCCGGACTCCGCGCTGGACTACCTGACGCGCAACGCGCTGCTGCACGTCGAGCAGTTCGGCATCAGCGGTCTGGGTGCTGGTTCCGGCGCGCCGGACGTGGTCAACGGATCCCTGTGGACGCTGTTCTACGAAGCCTGCTGCTACGTCCTCGTCGCCGCCCTCGGCGTGCTGGGCGTCCTGCGCCGCCGGCGGTGGCTGGTGCTGGCCCTGGTGGTCGCCCTGTGGGTGCTGACCATCGCCGCCACGGCGGGGTTCAACCCGCTGGGCTCGACGCTGATGCTGCGCCTGAGCTTCGTGTTCCTGCTGGGCGCCGCCGGGCACCTCTTCGCCGACCGGATCCCGGTGCGCGGGTGGCTGGCCGCGCTCAGCCTGGTCCTGGTCGTCGTCGGGCTGGTCGTCCTGCCGGACTACCGCGCCCTGGCCGGGCCGGCGTTCGCCTACCTGTTCCTGTGGGCCGTCGTGCGCTGCCCGTGGCGCCCGCGCCTGCGCACCGACCTGTCCTACGGCACGTACGTCTGGCACTGGCCGACCGCCCAGGTGCTGTTCGCCCTCGGCGCGAGCGCCGTGACCGTGGTGCCCTTCGTCCTCCTCGGCCTGGCGCTGACCGCCGCGATCGCCGCGGCCTCCTGGACCTTCGTCGAACGCCCGGCGTTGAGCTGGAAGAACGCCACCTGGGTCACCCGGACACCCCGCCGGCTGCGCCGCTGA